The segment ACGCCGGCAAGAGCACCCTGCTCGCGCGTCTCTCGGCCGCCCGGCCCAAGATCGCCGACTATCCTTTCACGACGCTCTACCCGCACCTGGGGATTGTCGAGGCGGGCCCCGAGCGGCGATTCATCATGGCCGACCTCCCGGGCCTCATCGAAGGGGCCCACCAGGGCGTCGGCCTCGGCGACGAGTTCCTGAGGCACATCGAGCGGACGCGCGTCCTCGTGCACCTCGTGGAGGTCCAGCCGCACACCGGCCAGACGCCCGCCGACGCCTACCGCTCCATCCGCCGAGAACTCGAGGCCTACAGCCGCACCCTCGCCGACAAGGAAGAACTCCTCGTCATGACCAAGGCGGATTTGCTTGGCGGCGACGACGCGCCCCGGCGCGAACTCGCCGAGGCCGTCGGCCGGCCGGTCCTCCTCATCTCCGCCGCCACGGGCCAGGGCCTCAAGGAACTCGTCGCCGCCGTCCTCGACCTTCTGGATCGCGTCGGCGAACCGGACCTCTTGGAGAACACTCCATGAGCCGAATCCTTGCCGTCACGCTCGGCAACACGACCGCCTCCGTCTCGCTCACCGACGCCGACGGCCGGCTCGGCGAGGTGCTCCGCGTTCCCATCGGCCGGTTGGAGAACCTCAAGGAAGCCCTCCCCGGCGCGGACGCCGACCTCTCGGAGGAGGGCGTCTGTGTCGTCGTGGCCTCGGTGAACCCGCGGGCGCTGGCGCGGTTCCGCGGCATCGCGGTGGACGTGAGCGGCGCGGAGCCCGACGTGGCGGGCGCGGATTTTCCGATTCCGATCCGCGCCGAGGTCGATGCGCCGGAAGGCGTCGGGGTGGACCGGTTGCTGGCGGCGTTGGCGGCTTTTCGCCGCGCCGAGGGCGCCTGCATCGTCGTCGACGCCGGGACGGCTATTACCGTCGATGCCGTCTCCGCCAACGGGGCGTTCCAGGGCGGCGCCATTTTTCCCGGCCTCGAGATGATCGCCCGCGCCCTGGCCGAGGGAACCGCGCTCCTGCCCAAGGTGGACCTGCCGAGCGAAGCGCCCCTGGTGGGCAAGAACACGCGCGAGGCGATTGCGGCGGGCCTCGTGCACGGCGTCACGGGCGCCGTCGCCGCCCTCGTCGAGGGCGCCCGCCGGACGGTCGGCCAAGAGGCCGCGGTGCTCCTGACGGGCGGCGACGCGGCGTTCCTCGCACCGCACCTGCCGGCCGCCATGCGCGAGGTCGTGCCGAACCTCGTCCTC is part of the Planctomycetota bacterium genome and harbors:
- the obgE gene encoding GTPase ObgE translates to MFIDEAEIHVKAGDGGRGCVSFRREAGVPRGGPDGGHGGDGGSVVFHAREGLDTLLDFRGRHHWHAPDGEPGRGKDQTGASGEDLVINVPPGTLIYDRRLGILIKDLSRPGMTVTIARGGKGGRGNASFATPTNQTPRESGPGEPGEARDLRLELKLIADVGLVGLPNAGKSTLLARLSAARPKIADYPFTTLYPHLGIVEAGPERRFIMADLPGLIEGAHQGVGLGDEFLRHIERTRVLVHLVEVQPHTGQTPADAYRSIRRELEAYSRTLADKEELLVMTKADLLGGDDAPRRELAEAVGRPVLLISAATGQGLKELVAAVLDLLDRVGEPDLLENTP
- a CDS encoding type III pantothenate kinase — its product is MSRILAVTLGNTTASVSLTDADGRLGEVLRVPIGRLENLKEALPGADADLSEEGVCVVVASVNPRALARFRGIAVDVSGAEPDVAGADFPIPIRAEVDAPEGVGVDRLLAALAAFRRAEGACIVVDAGTAITVDAVSANGAFQGGAIFPGLEMIARALAEGTALLPKVDLPSEAPLVGKNTREAIAAGLVHGVTGAVAALVEGARRTVGQEAAVLLTGGDAAFLAPHLPAAMREVVPNLVLEGLVIAYRDGQKR